The following nucleotide sequence is from Lycium ferocissimum isolate CSIRO_LF1 unplaced genomic scaffold, AGI_CSIRO_Lferr_CH_V1 ctg17871, whole genome shotgun sequence.
atcgggggctaccgaccttacgtcaccccgatagacacatgaccttctttgggttcttatgcatcgcttatatgatatgtatatgacatgtatatgatatgtatatgaaaatggggaattttggggaatggatactgttgcgctatagacgcattgccactggtcggtggcgtaattccatccggacgcgggatgccggacgcgggacacatgtgggaagccgacgtatttcggcgacatgacttgttattttcacatgtatataatatgaaatgttttgagcaaaatttataataagcaagcatgacatccgcctgaaaggcacttacaggtacagattatccttttatttcgttatatgatctttggacCCACATGAttgttattgctcacatgttacatgtttcattgtcttattttttcatggcttacatactcggtacatcgctcgtaccgaccccttttcttcggggtcgcgtctcatgccacgcggtCGACGGagttgacgggctcgactctAGGAGCTTTTCCCGCTGTACATTGaaaggcgctccggttgttccggagctactatttttgggtactactcttatgtatatatttgaaacacGATCGGATCACTTGTAatcacatgtattttgtttagaggctcgtagacggatatgtacggtCGGATGTTCAtaacctagttgtctttgtcgccgtgtgatatgCCGATACGATTGATCattactactcgtttacatgtatgctattatcggcgatgttgtggaaaaaaaaaatgccggtgttcatacggcccacttagtaataagaacggGACATATGACGGGGGGTGccgtacaagtatcgggtactcgtcgcggcccctagttgggtcgtgtgaagtggtatcgagcggtcggtcctagggtttgtctacgagccgtgtccggagagtcctgtttatgggtgtgtagcgcgccatacttataaacgggaggctgcagggcatttaggaaatatgaccttctttgtactctaagatcgtgcgatagagctatgttaccggtttctatattctttcttaatcctgcgttatggtttcagtaatgccggtgacgagaaaagctacagcagcccggaagggcaagagggtggccgggaaaagagttgaacgggagccaccagcGGAAGTGGAAGTGGGCGAGTCCCACAACGAGGCTTCTCCTGCTTCCCCTGTGGCAGCAGAGCGAGGTAGAGCTCCGGCGCCGGCCGGTAGCCGCGGGCCGGCGGGTGACGAAGCTATTCGATTGCCGGCCCGGTTAGTCGCCGCACAAGCTCGGCGGCGGGATACGGCCAAGGGGACAGGGCGGCGAgcgccagagcccgtgattttatttctctaaatcctccagagttctatgGATCGAAGCCAGAGGAGGACCCGCAAAGCTTTTTAGATGAAATGCTGAGGACGCTaaagataatacatgcttcggagaccgagtcagtggaattggcctcctatagattgcgggatatagcggtccattggtataataattgggtATCCTCGCGGGGAGcaaatgcgcctcccccggtcTGGCGAGAGTTTACTGAGGCATTTCTGCGACATTATCTaccgccagaggttcgacgggcccgagccgacatgttcttgaatctcagacagggaaatatgagtgctcgggagtacaGTCTTCGATTTGACTCATTAGCCCGGTAcgccccagccatggtagcagatatgggGGATCGTGTGCACCAGTACGTGAGAGGGCTAGGGCCGCATTTGGCTAAAGACTGTTTGACAGCCTCACTCCAGGACGGGATGACTATCGCtcgcattcaggcccacgcccaaaacCTGGAGGAGCAGTACCAGCAACGGAGGGGCGAGCGTGATTCGGATAGAGGCTCCAGAAAAAGAGGCAGATCTTTTGGAGCCGgaagtgagtatagagggggacaGGCATCGCAGCATTCCAGGTATCCAGAACCGGATCAGAGTGCCCGAGCATCAGGGTCCCAGCATAGAGCCCAGTCGAATAGGACAGGGCCACCCCCACCGCGATGCACTCGGTGTGGTAAGCTACATTCTGGGCAGTGCTACCTTGACACAGGCGCTTGCTTTGTCTGTGGTCAGACTGACCACTTGATGCGTGACTGCCCACGGAGGACCGGGAGAGACCAGACTCAGCCCGCCGGATCCGCTATCGGTTCGTCGTCGACCGTGCGCCCTCCCGGACAGACGTCCCAGGCCCCAGCCGGTCGTGgtcgaggcagaggaggagcacCCAGTACAGGCGGTTCCCAGAACCGCATATTTGCATTGACAAGACCGCAGGATCCTGAGCCCTCCCAGGACGCAGCTACAGGTACTCTATCGGCATTTCTTATTAAAAGTACATATGTGATCGATTTGCACTCCATACCGTTATGTGTCATTCTTTATATTGTTGGTGAAAATCCGGAAATCCTGGATGAAAAGTAGATATACGCATAGACAAGGAGTGAATAGTAGGGGCTGAGAGGGCTAAAACCgtaattaagagaaaagtacGTTCCGAGGGCGTATCGAAAGTGACTAGTACTCTAATCTGCCCTGGATTACATGACAAGGCCCGTGTAGGAGAGCGGATGCGAATATGTTAACATTAAGATACCAGAATACGTTAACGTTtcagggttaagcgtgctggaatgggagcaattccatgatgggtgaccccctgggaagtatcccaaaaatttcataagtatagAAATAGAGGACGAATGTGAAGTTGGGGTAGCCTAGATGATATTAGAGTATATGGGGTGACTGGAGGCGTAATAGAGGGTGCAGTACGCCGCAAATATAGAGAACAACCAAGGAAGATGACCGAAAAGGATGACGGCGTCCTATGAAGTATGgtataacaagaaagtataagtcaaccaagGTATTTGAACGGACGTTTTAAGTGATTGTGTACGACAACCATAAGGGAAACCCCCTCCCCGAAGTGTGGAAACACCCGATAAggccagttcaacattcgaggacgaatgttctaaagggggggaggatgttacatcccgtattttgtaccctcgggtaagtcaaggcgagtgagacaagttgcgtatggaaaattgtaaagttgaaatattaagaaaggccgggGGTAAAAGGTAAAATTCgcaaaacgactcatggaaatacggagaaaggctaggggcaaatttggaaccaagggaaatGTTTTCATAAAATAGGAGGAAtctcctagaattttcaagaaagaggcTAATTGGCCATGGGCCCCACTTGCAAAACATGGCCAAATGAAAGCTAGCCAAGTTAAGGGGCAATATGGTTGCTTGCTATTGGAAGAGGCTACATATAAATAagtggaaagatgacttagtcatcttataattccctagaattttcaagaaacaaagaacaagaaagaaagaggagaaaaaaaaaggccattcggccacttgaaaaaaaaaaagaaaaaaggaaaaccgtgaggaagaaagaagagaagagaagagtttcaacttgtttctcctagccaaacaattccttgGAAGGTTCTTAGCAAGgtagagtggttgttgaagcaaggaAAACACAAGTTTTGGCAAGTCTTCTATtgcaagccaagtgaagaagtaagggaaaaaggtaaggtttaattcttttcttatatgttatggatggtagagtatgttgtgtgcatggaaatggatgaaattcatgtgttggaaatatgtgtgtgtggccgtgacttgcAAGAAGcaagccgtgtgtatgtgtgttgtgttgtgttgtgttatgttgtgtgttggttgttgtaatgtatggaaattatggaaattcatgaaaaataggtatatggggtgtgttggccgaatttaAGGTAGTGGAagaggtgatgaattgatttttatttagaatggaaattgttgttatgataggttctatgatgttgaataaagatttaatggtttggaagaatgaaaatttggttgttgtgatggaatttgaaagaaggaaaaaattgttgttattgtttcataaattggaagacaTGGGTgagtagtatattgatggtattgttggaaaattatgagaattaaattatattgagttgtatggaaattgttggaattgttgaatattggatatatagtttgaaatgcttttggtttatgtttgaatgaccttaaattagtatgtgaatatgaacatattgatattggatt
It contains:
- the LOC132042782 gene encoding DEAD-box ATP-dependent RNA helicase 3A, chloroplastic-like; the encoded protein is MVADMGDRVHQYVRGLGPHLAKDCLTASLQDGMTIARIQAHAQNLEEQYQQRRGERDSDRGSRKRGRSFGAGSEYRGGQASQHSRYPEPDQSARASGSQHRAQSNRTGPPPPRCTRCGKLHSGQCYLDTGACFVCGQTDHLMRDCPRRTGRDQTQPAGSAIGSSSTVRPPGQTSQAPAGRGRGRGGAPSTGGSQNRIFALTRPQDPEPSQDAATGTLSAFLIKSTYVIDLHSIPLCVILYIVGENPEILDEK